A stretch of the Tannerella serpentiformis genome encodes the following:
- a CDS encoding DUF2442 domain-containing protein yields MLHIEKIWLTDDAIWIRTADGREAAERFVDYPRLARATADERARYLADGAGIHWPELDEDLCYEGFFTPKTHSPLYDFFMAHPELDASAVARRMKMPQSLLAQYLSGARQLSEQGFEEIVRTVRSIGRELVEV; encoded by the coding sequence ATGCTACACATTGAAAAGATCTGGCTGACCGACGACGCCATATGGATACGCACTGCGGACGGACGCGAGGCCGCCGAACGCTTTGTCGACTACCCGCGACTGGCCCGCGCTACCGCCGACGAGCGCGCCCGTTATCTGGCCGACGGGGCGGGGATACACTGGCCGGAGCTGGATGAAGACCTCTGTTACGAGGGATTCTTTACGCCTAAGACGCACAGCCCGCTGTACGATTTCTTCATGGCGCACCCGGAGCTGGACGCCTCGGCTGTAGCCCGGCGGATGAAAATGCCGCAGAGCCTCCTCGCCCAGTACCTCAGCGGGGCGCGACAGCTGTCGGAGCAGGGCTTTGAGGAGATCGTGCGAACGGTGCGCTCCATTGGCCGTGAATTGGTCGAGGTTTAG
- a CDS encoding DUF4160 domain-containing protein, translating to MPTIFILFGFRFMFYSNDHEPIHVHVTKGDIRAKFNLFPVTLVQNHGLKPSELKLVEHVIRENQEIIAEHWNRFFNQSR from the coding sequence ATGCCCACCATCTTCATCCTTTTCGGATTCCGATTCATGTTTTACTCTAACGACCACGAACCCATCCATGTGCATGTGACAAAAGGAGACATCCGAGCCAAATTCAACCTCTTTCCCGTCACACTGGTGCAGAATCACGGACTGAAGCCATCGGAGCTCAAGCTCGTAGAGCATGTGATCCGTGAGAATCAAGAAATCATTGCCGAGCATTGGAATCGGTTCTTTAACCAATCAAGATAA
- a CDS encoding prolyl oligopeptidase family serine peptidase, with amino-acid sequence MKYQYWLPMMLFAGTAGRAQVEFRPPATPQHAVRDTIHNVVFTDPYRWLEDKDDPAVVAWSKAQHDYGIEYLQKTQQVHPGVREQLAAYIDRDYEGPLTNVGDRVFQTVKMKGDKQYRIYTILNGKRVLIWDPVAIDPTGKTSTSGVAYTYDGNRAAISAQKSGAEISTTYFIDTRTGKQIGKPLENTFDFKWTKDQKHAYVTFRSPEDVAAQRPLKTYLWEFGTPASKARQIGTTDDAKNSFFIYDNRYGDMTVYGESDFYSNKAYIRRTGTNEKGRLIYESTVSNAYPQIIGDRMYMFTNDHAPNFRLMTADVARPEYKDWRVLIPEGETVMQNCVVTKHNIIVQDKKDIQSRLTLYDLEGHRQREIELPELGNVGGISYDREKDSIYMTLNTFTTMPKTFVASPKDFKWKLYFARETPIDMSDIEAKIIFYPSKDGTKIPAFIYHKKGLKMDGNNPVLIDGYGGFNDGIAPSYIGFYRSLLERGVVVVEAGIRGGDEYGESWHRSGMLDKKQNTFDDFNSCAEWLIREKYTNPTRIAAKGGSNGGLLMGAIATQRPDLYRAIVCQVPLLDMLRYHRFLIARYWIPEYGSSDDAEQFRWLFPYSPYHNIRSGVNLPTMLVTTGANDSRVDPLHAKKFVAALQNNPGQLNPVILHIDYDSGHGSGQSTEQSIANWSFIFEFILNQLGL; translated from the coding sequence ATGAAATATCAGTACTGGCTCCCGATGATGCTGTTCGCTGGAACAGCGGGGCGGGCACAGGTCGAGTTTCGACCGCCGGCAACCCCCCAACATGCCGTAAGAGACACGATTCACAATGTTGTCTTTACCGACCCCTACCGATGGCTCGAGGATAAGGACGATCCGGCCGTCGTGGCCTGGTCAAAAGCGCAGCATGACTATGGTATCGAGTACCTCCAGAAGACACAGCAGGTGCATCCGGGCGTACGTGAACAACTCGCAGCCTATATCGACCGCGATTATGAGGGACCGCTGACCAACGTCGGCGATCGCGTTTTTCAAACCGTGAAGATGAAGGGCGACAAGCAGTATCGCATCTACACCATCCTGAACGGCAAGCGTGTACTCATCTGGGACCCGGTGGCCATCGACCCCACGGGCAAGACGTCTACCTCCGGCGTGGCCTATACCTACGACGGCAACCGGGCAGCAATCAGCGCTCAAAAGAGTGGCGCGGAGATCTCAACGACGTATTTCATTGATACGCGCACGGGGAAACAGATCGGCAAACCGCTCGAGAATACGTTCGACTTTAAGTGGACCAAGGACCAGAAGCACGCCTATGTCACCTTCCGTTCGCCGGAGGACGTGGCTGCCCAGCGCCCCCTCAAGACGTATCTCTGGGAGTTCGGCACCCCAGCCTCCAAAGCGCGTCAGATTGGCACCACGGACGACGCCAAAAACAGCTTTTTCATCTACGATAACCGATACGGCGACATGACGGTCTATGGCGAGAGCGATTTTTACTCCAACAAGGCCTACATCCGTCGCACGGGCACGAACGAGAAGGGACGACTCATCTATGAGAGCACCGTATCGAACGCCTATCCGCAGATCATTGGCGACCGCATGTATATGTTCACCAACGATCACGCGCCCAACTTCCGCCTAATGACGGCCGACGTGGCCCGACCCGAATACAAGGACTGGCGGGTGCTTATCCCCGAAGGCGAGACCGTGATGCAGAACTGCGTAGTGACGAAACACAACATCATCGTCCAGGACAAGAAGGACATCCAGAGCCGCCTCACGCTCTACGACCTGGAGGGCCATCGGCAGCGCGAAATCGAGCTGCCCGAGCTGGGAAACGTGGGCGGCATCAGCTATGACCGCGAGAAGGATTCGATCTACATGACCCTGAACACCTTCACCACGATGCCCAAAACCTTCGTGGCCTCGCCCAAAGACTTCAAATGGAAGCTCTATTTCGCCCGCGAGACGCCGATAGACATGAGCGACATCGAGGCTAAGATCATTTTCTACCCCTCAAAGGACGGCACGAAGATCCCCGCCTTCATCTACCACAAGAAGGGACTCAAAATGGACGGCAATAACCCGGTGCTGATCGACGGATACGGCGGATTCAACGACGGTATCGCGCCCAGCTACATCGGATTTTACCGCTCACTGCTGGAACGCGGAGTGGTCGTGGTGGAGGCCGGTATCCGCGGCGGCGACGAGTATGGCGAGAGCTGGCACCGCAGCGGTATGCTGGACAAGAAGCAGAACACCTTCGACGACTTTAACAGCTGCGCCGAGTGGCTCATCCGCGAGAAGTACACCAACCCCACCCGCATTGCGGCTAAGGGAGGCAGCAACGGCGGCCTGCTCATGGGCGCGATCGCTACGCAGCGGCCGGACCTCTACCGGGCCATCGTCTGCCAGGTGCCACTGCTGGACATGCTCCGCTACCACCGCTTCCTCATCGCCCGCTACTGGATCCCCGAGTATGGCTCCTCGGACGACGCCGAACAGTTCCGCTGGCTCTTCCCCTACTCGCCTTACCATAACATTCGCTCGGGGGTCAACCTGCCGACCATGCTCGTCACCACCGGTGCCAACGACAGTCGTGTCGACCCGCTCCACGCCAAGAAATTTGTGGCGGCCCTGCAGAACAACCCCGGTCAGCTGAACCCCGTCATCCTGCATATCGACTATGATAGCGGCCACGGATCGGGACAAAGCACCGAGCAATCGATAGCTAACTGGTCATTCATTTTCGAATTCATCCTGAACCAGTTAGGACTCTAA
- a CDS encoding aminopeptidase P family protein → MFKKETYIQRREALKKAVGTGLLLFMGNDEAGCNFEDNLYPYRQDSTFLYYFGLPYAGLMAVIDIDENREIIFGDELTIDAIVWMGVQPTLHEKSEAAGIKDVRPSAELKPYLEAAARKGQPVRYLPTYRPEHRIKLLSLLGIMPGAEQPSVEFIKAVVNMRNYKSDEEIVEIERACNVTADMHLRSLQMVRPGMRECEVAAAVQEVAAAHNFMLSFPTIATVHGETLHNHDHSNVIRSGQLFLLDAGAETEMGYAGDMSSTVPADPKFTARQKEMFEIQLASHETAVKALRPGIRFEEVYDLSAEVIVEGMKSAGLMKGDAKEAVKAGAHALFFPHGLGHMMGLDVHDMENLGEAYVGYGDQPKSKQFGRKSLRLARELEPGFVLTIEPGIYFIPQLIDSWHAEKRFADFINYDKVITYKDFGGIRNEEDYLITADGARLLGKKILRHADALEELRKG, encoded by the coding sequence ATGTTCAAGAAAGAAACTTACATTCAGCGGCGTGAGGCCCTGAAGAAGGCTGTTGGCACGGGCCTGTTGTTATTCATGGGTAACGACGAAGCGGGTTGCAACTTTGAGGACAACCTCTATCCCTACCGTCAGGACTCTACGTTCCTCTACTATTTTGGCTTGCCCTATGCGGGGCTAATGGCCGTCATTGACATCGATGAGAACCGCGAGATCATCTTCGGCGACGAACTGACGATCGACGCCATCGTCTGGATGGGTGTGCAGCCGACACTCCACGAAAAGAGCGAAGCTGCCGGCATTAAAGACGTCCGTCCGTCGGCCGAGCTGAAACCCTACCTCGAGGCAGCCGCCCGCAAGGGACAGCCCGTGCGTTACCTGCCGACTTACCGCCCCGAACATCGCATCAAACTGCTCTCTCTGCTGGGTATTATGCCGGGTGCAGAGCAGCCGTCGGTGGAGTTCATCAAGGCAGTGGTGAATATGAGGAACTACAAGTCGGACGAGGAGATTGTAGAGATCGAAAGGGCGTGCAATGTGACGGCCGACATGCATCTACGTTCGTTACAGATGGTACGTCCGGGAATGCGGGAGTGCGAAGTGGCGGCTGCTGTGCAGGAAGTGGCGGCTGCGCACAACTTCATGCTCTCGTTCCCGACCATTGCCACAGTGCACGGCGAGACGCTCCACAACCACGACCACAGCAACGTGATCCGTAGCGGGCAACTCTTCCTGCTCGATGCGGGCGCAGAGACAGAGATGGGCTACGCGGGCGATATGTCGAGCACAGTGCCTGCCGATCCGAAGTTCACCGCACGCCAGAAGGAAATGTTCGAGATCCAGTTGGCCAGCCACGAGACAGCTGTCAAGGCGCTTCGTCCCGGCATCCGATTCGAGGAAGTCTACGACCTGTCGGCCGAGGTGATCGTCGAGGGCATGAAAAGCGCAGGGCTGATGAAGGGTGACGCCAAGGAGGCTGTCAAGGCCGGTGCGCATGCGCTCTTTTTCCCCCACGGACTGGGCCACATGATGGGCCTCGACGTGCATGACATGGAGAACTTAGGCGAGGCTTACGTCGGCTATGGCGACCAACCGAAGAGCAAACAGTTCGGACGCAAGTCGCTGCGGTTGGCCCGTGAGCTGGAGCCAGGATTTGTGCTGACCATTGAGCCGGGTATCTACTTCATCCCGCAGCTCATCGACTCGTGGCACGCAGAGAAGCGGTTCGCAGACTTCATCAACTACGACAAGGTGATCACCTACAAAGACTTCGGCGGTATCCGCAACGAAGAGGACTACTTGATCACTGCCGATGGTGCGCGTCTCTTAGGCAAGAAGATCCTGCGCCATGCGGACGCACTGGAGGAGCTGCGGAAGGGCTGA